The window CCAAAGAAGAGTCATAAATGTAAGTCGTGCGGTGACTGGACACAACGCATTCATGACTATCGAACCCAAAAAATCCAACACCTTAAACTCTTCGAACGGACAACGTATTTGTTCTATCGAAAGCGCCGTTACGCCTG of the Pontibacillus halophilus JSM 076056 = DSM 19796 genome contains:
- a CDS encoding transposase family protein yields the protein MYVYSNIPVPGLQSVIIKKSEEIGGDFHLYVEVPKKSHKCKSCGDWTQRIHDYRTQKIQHLKLFERTTYLFYRKRRYA